The Desulfomonilaceae bacterium genome includes a window with the following:
- a CDS encoding cobalamin biosynthesis protein — protein sequence MTVAVITLSKEGANVATKLKSNISGSGMWLHTSVPGAWEAQRFTSVYELTAQIFSQHSGLIYIAPCGVAVRSVAPHLRNKKQDPAVVVVDVLGRWSISLVSGHEGGANDLALQVANILSAEPVITTTTEALKTLIVGIGCRKGIGSEEIVKAIRVTLDQADLNLSQVRMLSSADIKAAEEGIVRASQELGIPLRIISSEEIRNCVLKFKHSDFVENRVGLPAVAEPAALLAGRRTKLIIEKRIFDGITIAVAKENSL from the coding sequence ATGACGGTCGCAGTCATTACCCTGTCCAAGGAAGGCGCTAACGTAGCGACCAAACTGAAGTCCAATATTTCCGGCTCCGGGATGTGGTTGCATACGAGTGTTCCAGGGGCATGGGAAGCTCAACGCTTTACCAGTGTGTATGAGTTGACAGCGCAGATTTTTTCACAACACTCAGGACTCATATATATAGCCCCGTGTGGAGTAGCGGTTCGCTCTGTGGCCCCACATTTAAGAAACAAAAAACAGGACCCGGCGGTGGTTGTTGTAGATGTCCTGGGACGATGGTCCATAAGTCTGGTCAGTGGACATGAGGGTGGCGCCAATGATCTCGCCTTGCAGGTCGCAAACATCTTGTCGGCCGAACCAGTGATCACAACCACCACAGAAGCGCTCAAAACTCTCATCGTAGGAATAGGCTGCCGAAAGGGAATTGGATCTGAAGAGATCGTAAAAGCCATTAGGGTTACTCTTGACCAGGCTGATCTCAACCTCAGTCAGGTGAGGATGTTGAGTTCAGCCGATATTAAAGCCGCTGAAGAAGGGATTGTGAGAGCGTCTCAGGAATTGGGAATACCCTTGAGAATAATATCTTCTGAAGAGATACGAAACTGCGTTCTTAAATTCAAACATTCGGATTTTGTTGAAAATAGGGTTGGTTTACCTGCGGTGGCGGAGCCCGCGGCTCTCCTTGCGGGAAGGAGGACAAAATTAATAATCGAGAAGCGGATCTTCGACGGGATAACGATAGCGGTGGCAAAGGAAAACTCTTTGTAG
- the cobM gene encoding precorrin-4 C(11)-methyltransferase, with protein sequence MKVFFVGAGPGDPELLSVKADRLLRRTHICIYAGSLINPDILSLLPAGAEMHDSANLDLQEIKGLFLEAKNRDIDVVRLHSGDPSIYGAIREQMNELDQLGIDYEVIPGVSSFQASAAALKTELTAPEFAQTIILTRTSGRTPMPEEQDLKILARTHSTLCIFLSTHKLNDVADTLSEHYGSDCPVALVYRASWPDQIIVRGTLADISTKVSEAGIKKTAMIIVGPALSRDIPPSRLYDPAFSHEYRIGKES encoded by the coding sequence ATGAAAGTTTTTTTTGTTGGGGCCGGGCCTGGCGATCCCGAATTGCTCTCGGTCAAGGCTGATAGATTGCTGCGCCGAACTCACATCTGTATCTATGCGGGCTCATTGATAAATCCTGATATTCTCAGTCTCCTGCCTGCAGGAGCCGAAATGCATGATTCAGCCAATCTGGACCTCCAGGAAATCAAGGGACTTTTCCTTGAAGCAAAAAACAGGGACATTGATGTGGTGCGTTTACACTCTGGAGACCCTTCCATTTACGGCGCTATCAGGGAACAAATGAATGAATTGGATCAATTGGGTATAGATTATGAAGTAATACCCGGAGTGAGTTCATTTCAGGCGTCGGCCGCTGCATTGAAGACTGAACTGACTGCGCCCGAGTTTGCGCAGACGATAATCCTTACACGCACATCTGGACGCACTCCTATGCCTGAGGAGCAGGACCTAAAGATATTGGCCCGAACCCACTCGACTTTGTGCATATTCCTTTCAACTCATAAGTTGAACGATGTGGCGGACACACTGAGCGAACACTACGGATCAGATTGTCCGGTAGCCCTGGTATACAGAGCGTCGTGGCCGGATCAGATCATTGTCAGGGGGACTCTGGCCGATATATCGACAAAAGTGTCTGAAGCGGGGATCAAGAAGACCGCCATGATAATAGTTGGTCCGGCCCTATCCAGGGATATTCCTCCCTCCAGGCTCTATGATCCGGCTTTTTCACACGAGTATCGCATTGGGAAGGAGTCATGA
- the cobI gene encoding precorrin-2 C(20)-methyltransferase, which translates to MKRGVLYGIGVGPGDPDLITFKGVRILESCSHVFVPKARQEGGSLALTIAGKHVNPEAKIHEIVFPMTTDKEELNRRWEDSARQIGEVLESGSDACFLTLGDAFLYSTYIYMLKALRRRIPDVDVVTVPGITAFSAAAAVSEFPVGQGKESVTIVPTADDLEEVKRAIGAGGTVVLMKIGKRLDRILDILEDSSALGRGVFVSHVGLENQKIVKDLRTLKTGAEDRGYLSVMLVRGSDEEIS; encoded by the coding sequence ATGAAACGAGGCGTCTTATACGGTATAGGAGTGGGACCGGGTGATCCCGACCTGATCACTTTCAAGGGTGTCAGGATCCTTGAATCATGCTCTCATGTGTTCGTTCCTAAAGCCAGGCAGGAGGGCGGAAGCCTAGCGCTCACCATCGCCGGCAAGCATGTCAACCCGGAAGCCAAAATTCACGAAATAGTTTTCCCAATGACAACAGATAAAGAGGAACTCAACCGACGGTGGGAAGATTCGGCCCGGCAGATCGGCGAGGTCCTCGAAAGCGGTTCAGACGCTTGTTTCCTGACTCTGGGGGACGCTTTTCTGTATTCGACATATATCTATATGCTCAAGGCGCTTCGTAGAAGAATCCCCGACGTTGATGTAGTCACTGTCCCGGGAATTACGGCTTTCAGCGCTGCGGCCGCAGTCTCGGAATTTCCCGTAGGGCAAGGGAAAGAGTCAGTTACCATTGTCCCGACGGCGGATGATCTCGAAGAAGTCAAGAGGGCAATTGGCGCTGGAGGAACTGTTGTATTAATGAAAATCGGCAAGCGTCTTGATCGAATCCTTGACATTCTGGAAGACTCGTCCGCTCTCGGACGCGGTGTGTTTGTTTCTCACGTGGGACTGGAAAATCAGAAAATCGTCAAGGACTTGAGGACGCTGAAAACTGGCGCTGAGGATAGGGGTTATTTGTCAGTGATGTTGGTTCGCGGAAGTGATGAGGAGATCTCATGA
- the cbiD gene encoding cobalt-precorrin-5B (C(1))-methyltransferase CbiD — protein MSSGRTGFTTGTCAAAAAKAATMVLCGRPSPSEVNITLPDGSNVKIPIVSMDGGKDFFEACVRKDAGDDPDVTDGCSIKVLVQWTDGHDVIFRAGRGVGTVTKPGLSVAPGEPAVNPVPRLMIRTAIRDITDRAVIVTISIPGGEELASKTFNPRLGIEGGLSILGTSGIVRPFSSAALQDALKCALNVAVACKVKFPAFVPGRIGDKAVKKLFRPADEQVIEVSNEWGFMLDLAAEVDFERLLALGHPGKLAKLMAGWWDTHSSRSPSAVPAVMELAERVLGSRPPESLTVEGVFRGLPPAEQKKLADELSARIRSKIYDRIGQRFDVTVVLVTMAGDLLGEDGDTSPWL, from the coding sequence ATGAGTTCGGGACGGACCGGTTTTACTACTGGAACCTGCGCGGCAGCCGCGGCCAAAGCCGCTACAATGGTTCTTTGCGGCCGACCATCACCCTCAGAAGTAAATATAACTTTACCAGATGGCTCAAACGTAAAAATTCCGATCGTGTCCATGGACGGCGGCAAAGACTTCTTCGAGGCTTGTGTCCGTAAGGACGCCGGAGATGATCCGGATGTTACGGATGGCTGCTCGATAAAAGTGTTGGTCCAATGGACGGATGGCCATGATGTAATCTTCAGGGCGGGCAGAGGTGTCGGCACAGTTACAAAACCAGGTCTTTCAGTGGCTCCCGGTGAGCCGGCCGTGAATCCCGTACCCAGGCTAATGATAAGGACGGCGATCAGGGACATTACGGATCGCGCAGTTATCGTGACTATTTCTATCCCAGGCGGAGAAGAGCTTGCTTCAAAGACTTTTAATCCGAGATTGGGAATTGAAGGCGGCCTGTCCATCCTGGGAACATCAGGTATAGTACGACCTTTTAGCAGCGCCGCTCTTCAGGACGCCCTAAAATGCGCTTTGAACGTGGCCGTGGCATGTAAAGTTAAATTTCCGGCATTTGTTCCTGGACGAATAGGAGACAAGGCGGTTAAAAAGCTGTTCAGACCTGCGGATGAACAGGTGATCGAAGTTAGCAATGAGTGGGGTTTCATGCTTGATCTCGCTGCAGAGGTTGACTTCGAAAGGCTGCTGGCGCTGGGACATCCGGGGAAACTCGCAAAACTTATGGCCGGTTGGTGGGATACGCACTCATCGAGATCACCGAGCGCCGTGCCTGCGGTGATGGAACTTGCTGAAAGGGTTCTCGGTTCAAGACCACCAGAATCCCTGACGGTAGAGGGCGTTTTTCGAGGGCTGCCGCCTGCGGAACAAAAGAAATTGGCTGACGAGCTATCAGCTCGGATCCGAAGCAAGATTTACGACCGGATCGGGCAACGGTTCGACGTCACTGTCGTTCTAGTGACTATGGCTGGAGATTTGCTGGGCGAGGACGGGGATACGAGTCCATGGCTATGA
- a CDS encoding ATP-binding cassette domain-containing protein, translated as MKPTPAIEASGVAFTYQEGTRALDNVDFWVESGEFVAMLASNGSGKTTLIKTLVGLLTPQAGKIRVNGHDIRELSRKDLCSQIGLVLQNPVDQLFAATVEEDVAYGPKNLGLDRDEVQRRVTESLENVAASELRCRAIHHLSFGEQKRVSMAGVLAMKPSILILDEPTAGLDPAGEALMMRLLNRLNREQGITVILATHSVDLLPLFANRIYVLRHGKVLKQGPADEIFCDHEMINQACLRLPYIAALLHKMKESDGVPINGLPLTIGEARMRLLELIPEDVITRHPEVELQ; from the coding sequence GTGAAGCCGACGCCTGCAATTGAAGCCTCTGGTGTGGCTTTTACCTACCAGGAGGGAACCCGCGCCCTTGATAATGTTGATTTCTGGGTTGAATCCGGCGAATTTGTCGCGATGTTGGCATCCAACGGCTCAGGAAAAACCACGCTGATAAAGACTCTGGTGGGACTCCTTACTCCTCAGGCGGGAAAGATCAGGGTCAATGGACATGACATAAGAGAATTGTCAAGAAAGGATTTGTGCAGTCAGATTGGATTGGTTCTTCAGAATCCTGTTGACCAGCTTTTTGCGGCTACAGTGGAAGAAGATGTGGCCTACGGGCCCAAAAATTTGGGTTTGGACAGAGACGAGGTTCAACGACGTGTGACGGAATCATTGGAAAACGTCGCAGCCTCCGAACTTCGATGCCGGGCTATTCATCATTTGAGTTTCGGTGAACAGAAGCGTGTTTCCATGGCGGGTGTACTGGCCATGAAACCTTCAATATTGATTTTGGACGAGCCTACCGCAGGCCTTGATCCGGCTGGAGAGGCCCTGATGATGAGACTCTTGAATCGTCTGAATCGTGAGCAGGGAATCACGGTTATTCTGGCGACCCATTCGGTAGACCTTCTGCCACTGTTTGCAAACAGAATATACGTGCTGCGTCACGGAAAAGTGCTCAAACAGGGGCCTGCGGATGAAATATTCTGTGATCATGAAATGATAAATCAGGCCTGCCTGAGACTGCCATACATAGCCGCTCTGCTTCACAAGATGAAAGAGAGCGACGGTGTGCCTATAAACGGGCTGCCGTTGACTATAGGTGAAGCCCGTATGCGTTTGCTGGAACTCATCCCGGAAGATGTCATTACCAGGCATCCGGAGGTTGAGCTTCAATGA
- the cbiQ gene encoding cobalt ECF transporter T component CbiQ has translation MFDLFSDFFACRDNVFTRMDSRVKMIVASCLILAVIFSTQIIFPLVVSAACVSTMIALRIPMKLVIVRLLGPMGIVSALVAVQTFSAPGHSLFSFSLFGWTLTATREGFAHGALLGSRVIGAVSVILLLGSVTPAHRIFHALRWFKVPETWVEIALLIYRYSFTLADQTVDVAEAQKLRLGYSSVRKSISSMGVLAGTVITRSMDQAMRTYEAMTLRGYHGKLIFDPLPKMTGAEITGLIVGAPMVLMSYVIVEWWSR, from the coding sequence ATGTTTGATCTTTTTTCCGACTTTTTCGCATGCAGGGACAATGTGTTTACGCGAATGGACTCGCGCGTGAAAATGATTGTCGCTTCATGCTTGATTCTAGCCGTTATATTCTCGACACAGATTATATTTCCTCTTGTTGTGTCTGCCGCATGCGTCTCGACTATGATAGCGTTACGCATACCGATGAAGTTGGTCATTGTCAGACTCTTAGGTCCTATGGGAATCGTTTCAGCTCTCGTCGCCGTTCAGACGTTCAGCGCACCCGGCCACAGTTTGTTTTCTTTTTCGCTCTTTGGCTGGACTCTAACAGCTACGAGAGAGGGATTCGCTCACGGAGCCTTACTGGGATCCAGGGTTATTGGGGCTGTTAGTGTTATTTTGCTTCTGGGTTCGGTAACTCCGGCTCACAGGATTTTCCATGCGTTGAGATGGTTCAAGGTCCCTGAAACATGGGTAGAGATAGCCTTGCTCATTTACAGGTATTCATTCACCTTGGCGGACCAGACAGTGGATGTGGCGGAGGCGCAAAAGCTACGTCTGGGATATTCAAGCGTTCGTAAATCGATTTCATCAATGGGTGTCCTTGCCGGAACCGTTATTACCAGATCAATGGACCAGGCAATGAGGACATATGAGGCGATGACCCTCCGAGGATATCATGGAAAGTTGATTTTTGATCCTTTGCCCAAAATGACCGGGGCTGAGATCACCGGTCTTATTGTCGGGGCGCCGATGGTGTTAATGTCGTACGTCATAGTTGAATGGTGGTCCAGGTGA
- a CDS encoding energy-coupling factor ABC transporter permease encodes MINFFGIVGTLMAVIVLWAAVEPVHAMHIAEGILPMGWAVLWFLASLPLIVVGLRNLRIRSEKEPHLKALVGLVGAGVFIISCMPIPVPTAGTCSHPCGTGIAAILIGPTLSVVVSSVALTLQALFLAHGGLTTLGANTFSMGVAGSFAGYGIFVLARRLGASWVISAFLAGLISDWATYGVTAFILTGALHFEGSFWKMFVTICLAFTPTQIPLGILEGFVSAGAYSFIHSRRPEFLQMLAKGGAA; translated from the coding sequence ATGATCAATTTTTTTGGGATCGTCGGAACACTGATGGCGGTCATTGTATTATGGGCCGCCGTTGAACCTGTTCACGCCATGCATATTGCAGAAGGTATACTGCCCATGGGATGGGCTGTCCTGTGGTTCCTCGCGTCTCTTCCGTTAATTGTTGTGGGATTGAGGAATCTGCGGATCAGAAGTGAGAAAGAACCCCATCTCAAGGCGCTGGTAGGTCTTGTAGGGGCAGGTGTCTTCATTATATCCTGCATGCCGATTCCGGTTCCCACGGCAGGAACATGTTCCCACCCTTGCGGAACGGGAATCGCCGCTATACTCATTGGTCCTACGCTGAGCGTGGTTGTTTCCAGCGTTGCTCTGACCCTACAGGCCCTATTCCTGGCTCATGGGGGATTGACTACACTAGGGGCTAATACTTTTTCCATGGGTGTTGCTGGATCATTCGCCGGATACGGAATATTCGTTCTGGCCAGACGGCTTGGGGCTTCCTGGGTCATATCGGCTTTTCTCGCGGGCCTGATCTCCGATTGGGCTACATACGGCGTGACAGCGTTCATATTGACTGGAGCGCTTCATTTTGAAGGATCCTTCTGGAAAATGTTTGTAACAATATGTCTCGCCTTTACACCGACCCAGATCCCGCTTGGAATCCTTGAAGGGTTCGTATCGGCTGGAGCTTATTCTTTTATTCATTCTCGCCGCCCGGAATTTCTCCAAATGTTGGCAAAAGGAGGCGCAGCATGA
- a CDS encoding CbiX/SirB N-terminal domain-containing protein, translating into MGDSNKKAIILMGHGSRVPDAGKHMERVAEGLRAKYGYGIVEICYMSRLGPHFPEIFKKCVIQEATDVMVIPYFLHDGLHLVLDIPEMMQEIAADYPEIKLVLGANLGFDDALVDLVEKRISSSKNICDVRELVLPPRRQFPVPPGQHEFVPMTPEDAARFFEQNPDAPH; encoded by the coding sequence TTGGGTGATTCAAATAAAAAGGCTATCATTCTCATGGGACATGGAAGCCGCGTGCCCGACGCGGGAAAGCACATGGAGAGAGTGGCTGAGGGCCTGAGAGCAAAGTATGGTTATGGTATTGTAGAGATATGTTATATGTCCCGACTTGGTCCCCATTTTCCTGAAATCTTCAAGAAATGTGTTATTCAGGAGGCGACAGATGTAATGGTCATTCCATACTTTCTTCACGATGGCCTGCACCTTGTGCTGGACATCCCGGAGATGATGCAGGAAATCGCGGCTGATTACCCGGAAATTAAACTGGTTTTGGGCGCAAACCTGGGATTCGATGACGCTCTTGTGGATCTTGTAGAGAAAAGGATCTCATCCTCAAAAAATATCTGTGACGTCCGGGAACTGGTTTTACCCCCGAGACGACAGTTTCCTGTTCCCCCAGGCCAGCACGAATTTGTCCCCATGACTCCGGAAGACGCTGCCAGGTTCTTTGAGCAAAACCCTGATGCGCCTCATTGA
- a CDS encoding precorrin-8X methylmutase, translating to MKNKVDEAPIKSHSTRKPLIRDLYENPMSAEAIETRSFEIIDSEARSDGFSPDQWQVVRRMVHTTADFGLIDFIRFSQDSIVSARRALKSGAKIFVDSNMIRSGLSMARLQQVYPGYSSEDLVCHVADQDIAAAARESGLPRSLFAVRKAKSMLDGAIAAFGNAPVALMELNRLIVEEGIKPAIVIAMPVGFVHVVESKDEIMALDIPYIAVAGRRGGSPLAVSAIHALCALASAK from the coding sequence ATGAAAAACAAGGTTGATGAGGCGCCTATTAAATCTCACTCCACCAGAAAACCTCTAATAAGGGATTTGTACGAAAACCCTATGAGCGCCGAAGCGATTGAGACCAGATCATTTGAAATTATTGACTCCGAGGCCAGGTCAGACGGTTTCTCGCCCGATCAATGGCAGGTGGTTCGGAGAATGGTTCATACAACGGCTGATTTCGGCTTGATTGACTTCATACGGTTTTCCCAGGATTCAATAGTATCTGCACGGAGGGCGCTGAAATCAGGGGCAAAGATTTTCGTCGACTCCAACATGATTCGATCCGGCTTATCCATGGCCAGGCTTCAGCAGGTCTATCCGGGATATTCATCGGAAGATTTGGTATGTCACGTCGCTGACCAGGACATCGCTGCGGCTGCGAGAGAGAGCGGACTTCCCAGATCCCTCTTCGCTGTGCGCAAGGCAAAATCGATGTTGGACGGAGCCATCGCCGCATTTGGAAACGCTCCCGTCGCATTGATGGAACTGAACCGCCTGATTGTTGAAGAGGGTATCAAACCCGCTATTGTCATAGCCATGCCTGTTGGATTCGTCCATGTTGTGGAAAGCAAAGACGAAATCATGGCGCTTGACATCCCATATATAGCGGTGGCCGGTCGTCGTGGTGGTAGCCCTCTAGCCGTTAGCGCAATTCACGCCCTTTGCGCTCTTGCGTCAGCTAAATAA
- a CDS encoding cobyrinate a,c-diamide synthase: MSLTCPRIVVAGTNSGVGKTSVTLALVSALKKRGLRVQTFKVGPDYLDPTYLAIASDRPCYNLDGWMTGEDYVKRLFKAKASEADISIIEGVMGLYDGSDPVGCEGSTAEIASWLQAPTLLVINAHGMSRSVGALVKGYTDFEPDINIAGIVANQVGSERHGDWLAESLKSFRLPNIVAALPRGSLPGLPSRHLGLVSADSQILSHHILDDLAHAMEKHGSVDDIVNLAGSAPQISSTAQKQRLKDVETIARLGVARDPAFHFYYQDNLEAFASEGCELQEFSPLKDRSLPEGLDGVYFGGGYPEEYADELSRNQEMIHSVRSFARAGRTIYGECGGLMYLSQGIESRNGDKFELVGLLPNWTRMLTRRKSLGYVEVTLTGKSLFGVPGQQFRGHEFHYSELIGNPVQDGQWNMAYRVRRRRANLDQLEGFQRDKTLVSYVHGHFASKPELVKHFVDMLTKARNHEKQG; the protein is encoded by the coding sequence TTGTCCTTAACCTGCCCCAGGATAGTAGTTGCGGGAACAAACAGTGGAGTAGGAAAGACTTCCGTTACACTCGCTCTCGTCAGCGCCCTCAAAAAGCGTGGCCTGCGAGTGCAAACGTTTAAGGTAGGGCCTGACTACCTTGATCCCACGTATCTGGCTATCGCTTCCGATCGCCCTTGCTACAATCTTGACGGTTGGATGACAGGGGAAGATTACGTCAAGCGGTTGTTCAAAGCTAAAGCGTCTGAGGCTGACATTTCGATCATCGAAGGTGTAATGGGCCTTTATGATGGCAGCGACCCGGTAGGCTGCGAAGGCTCTACAGCCGAAATCGCCTCATGGCTGCAAGCTCCCACACTTCTTGTAATTAACGCACATGGGATGTCTAGAAGCGTTGGGGCGCTTGTAAAAGGTTACACCGATTTTGAGCCTGACATAAATATTGCCGGAATTGTCGCCAACCAGGTAGGTTCTGAACGGCATGGGGACTGGTTGGCCGAGTCTCTCAAGAGTTTTCGACTACCCAACATCGTAGCGGCTCTTCCTAGAGGGTCTCTCCCCGGACTGCCTAGCAGGCATCTTGGGCTGGTTTCCGCTGACTCTCAGATTTTAAGCCATCACATTCTGGATGATTTGGCTCACGCCATGGAGAAACACGGCAGCGTGGACGACATTGTCAACCTCGCGGGAAGCGCTCCACAAATTTCTTCCACCGCTCAGAAGCAGCGGTTAAAGGATGTTGAAACTATAGCCCGACTGGGCGTAGCCAGAGATCCCGCTTTTCATTTCTATTATCAGGATAATCTGGAGGCTTTCGCTTCCGAGGGATGTGAGCTGCAGGAGTTTTCACCCCTGAAGGACAGATCCTTGCCTGAGGGGCTCGACGGAGTTTATTTCGGAGGAGGCTACCCTGAAGAATATGCGGACGAACTCTCCAGAAACCAGGAAATGATCCATTCGGTGAGGAGTTTTGCTCGAGCAGGCCGAACGATTTACGGTGAGTGCGGTGGCTTGATGTATCTGTCCCAAGGAATTGAATCCAGGAATGGAGACAAATTTGAACTCGTTGGGTTACTTCCGAATTGGACCAGAATGCTGACTCGACGCAAGTCCCTGGGTTATGTCGAGGTTACCCTTACAGGAAAGTCTCTTTTCGGGGTCCCGGGACAACAATTCAGAGGGCATGAGTTTCATTATTCGGAACTGATTGGAAATCCTGTTCAAGATGGCCAGTGGAACATGGCCTATAGAGTCAGGCGACGACGAGCAAATCTTGACCAGCTTGAGGGATTTCAGCGCGACAAAACTCTAGTCAGTTATGTTCACGGGCATTTTGCATCCAAACCTGAACTGGTAAAACATTTTGTCGATATGCTAACAAAAGCGAGAAACCATGAAAAACAAGGTTGA